A single region of the Microcella sp. genome encodes:
- a CDS encoding CoA-acylating methylmalonate-semialdehyde dehydrogenase: MSVVQHWVNGAAFAGASTRTAPVYNPATGEAQRQVALATTADVDHAVQAAKAAFAGWSNTSIAKRQQIMFAFREGLNARKDELAAILTNEHGKVLSDAGGEIARGLEVVELATSIPQLMKGEFSENVSTGVDVYSIRQALGVVGIISPFNFPAMVPLWFFPLAIAAGNTVVLKPSEKDPSAAIWMAELFKESGLPDGVFNVVNGDKESVDALLEHPDVASISFVGSTPIAKYIYETASKHGKRVQALGGAKNHMLVLPDADLDLVADSAVNAGFGSAGERCMAISVVVAVEPVADALIEKIQSRMSGLKVGDGTRNCDMGPLITREHRDKVASYLEIAETDGASIVVDGRGIEVDGDANGFWLGPTLIDKVPTSSKVYTEEIFGPVLSVVRVKSYDEGLALINGSQYGNGTAIFTNDGGAARRFQNEVTVGMVGINVPIPVPVGYYSFGGWKNSLFGDAKAYGTQAIPFFTREKAVTSRWLDPSHGGINLGFPQN, encoded by the coding sequence ATGTCGGTCGTTCAGCACTGGGTCAACGGAGCCGCGTTCGCGGGAGCATCCACCCGCACCGCCCCCGTCTACAACCCCGCTACGGGCGAGGCGCAGCGCCAGGTCGCGCTCGCGACGACGGCCGACGTCGACCACGCCGTGCAGGCGGCGAAGGCCGCGTTCGCGGGCTGGTCGAACACCTCGATCGCCAAGCGCCAGCAGATCATGTTCGCGTTTCGCGAGGGCCTCAACGCGCGCAAGGACGAGCTCGCGGCGATTCTCACCAACGAGCACGGCAAGGTGCTGAGCGATGCGGGCGGCGAGATCGCGCGCGGCCTCGAGGTCGTCGAGCTGGCCACGTCGATTCCGCAGCTCATGAAGGGCGAGTTCAGCGAGAACGTGTCGACGGGCGTCGACGTCTACTCGATTCGCCAGGCCCTCGGCGTCGTGGGCATCATCAGCCCCTTCAACTTTCCGGCGATGGTGCCGCTGTGGTTCTTTCCGCTCGCGATCGCGGCGGGCAACACCGTCGTGCTGAAGCCCTCGGAGAAAGACCCGAGCGCGGCGATCTGGATGGCCGAGCTCTTCAAGGAGAGCGGACTGCCCGACGGCGTCTTCAACGTCGTCAACGGCGATAAAGAGAGCGTGGATGCTCTGCTCGAGCACCCCGATGTGGCCAGCATCTCGTTCGTGGGCTCGACGCCGATCGCCAAGTACATCTACGAGACCGCCTCGAAGCACGGCAAGCGTGTGCAGGCGCTCGGCGGGGCGAAGAACCACATGCTCGTGCTGCCCGACGCCGACCTCGACCTCGTGGCCGACTCGGCCGTCAACGCTGGCTTCGGCTCTGCCGGCGAGCGGTGCATGGCCATCTCGGTTGTCGTGGCCGTCGAGCCCGTGGCCGACGCCCTCATCGAGAAGATCCAGTCGCGCATGAGCGGCCTGAAGGTCGGCGACGGCACGCGCAACTGCGACATGGGCCCGCTCATCACGCGCGAGCACCGCGACAAGGTGGCGAGCTACCTCGAGATCGCCGAGACCGACGGCGCCTCAATCGTGGTCGACGGCCGTGGTATCGAGGTCGACGGCGACGCCAACGGCTTCTGGCTCGGCCCGACCCTCATCGACAAGGTGCCGACGAGCTCGAAGGTCTACACCGAAGAGATCTTCGGCCCCGTGCTCTCGGTCGTGCGCGTGAAAAGCTACGACGAGGGCCTCGCCCTCATCAACGGCTCGCAGTACGGCAACGGCACGGCGATCTTCACGAACGACGGCGGCGCAGCGCGCCGCTTCCAGAACGAGGTGACCGTGGGCATGGTCGGCATCAACGTGCCGATTCCCGTTCCGGTCGGCTACTACTCGTTCGGTGGCTGGAAGAACTCGCTGTTCGGCGACGCGAAGGCCTACGGCACGCAGGCGATTCCGTTCTTCACGCGCGAGAAGGCGGTCACCTCGCGCTGGCTCGACCCGAGCCACGGCGGCATCAACCTGGGCTTCCCGCAGAACTAG
- a CDS encoding N-6 DNA methylase has translation MLDAKISQLVADYGVEVKAKLAGTGEPEEALRVPIEHLVTAIGEFGGKKTILDGEAHLTELSSRPDFAVRVKGAVVGYIEVKKAGLSLDPSTFSGHNRDQWNRLKDLPNLVYTNGSEWRLYRGEPQPALVAQLSGGPLDVAGAALTPDSNFAHLVSDFLNWYPVPIKTVPKLVSTIAPITRMLRTKVIEQLAFETARVKAGAPKHQQLFLGLANDWRSLLFPDASDEVFADGYAQTVTFALLLARTEQIDLESTSLYEVGQQLGADHSLMGKALQLLTNDVKGDFVPTIDLLRRVIGAVQWDAVRKNKDTYLHLYENFLAEYDPELRKATGTYYTPHEVVDQMVRLAEEALVIKLGKPKGFLDPSVTTIDPAMGTGTFLHSIIEHVAEKVEHTEGPGAVPGTITELASRLIGFELQLGSYTVAELRTTDLLRSYKANPPKGGMRMFVADTLS, from the coding sequence ATGCTCGATGCGAAGATCTCCCAACTTGTCGCCGACTATGGCGTCGAAGTGAAGGCGAAGCTGGCCGGCACGGGCGAGCCCGAAGAGGCGTTGCGCGTTCCCATCGAGCACCTCGTCACCGCGATTGGCGAGTTCGGCGGCAAGAAGACCATCCTCGACGGCGAGGCGCACCTCACCGAGCTGAGCTCGCGCCCCGACTTCGCCGTGCGGGTGAAGGGCGCCGTCGTCGGCTACATCGAGGTGAAGAAGGCGGGGCTCTCGCTCGACCCGAGCACGTTCTCGGGCCACAACCGGGACCAGTGGAACCGCCTGAAAGACCTGCCGAACCTCGTCTACACGAACGGCTCAGAGTGGCGCCTTTACCGGGGCGAGCCGCAACCCGCGCTCGTCGCGCAACTGAGCGGAGGCCCCCTCGATGTCGCCGGTGCCGCGCTGACCCCCGACTCGAACTTTGCGCACCTCGTCTCTGACTTCTTGAACTGGTACCCCGTGCCGATCAAGACCGTTCCCAAGCTCGTCAGCACGATCGCTCCGATCACGCGGATGCTGCGCACCAAGGTCATCGAACAGCTCGCCTTTGAGACCGCGCGGGTGAAAGCTGGCGCCCCGAAGCACCAGCAACTCTTTCTCGGCCTCGCGAACGACTGGCGCTCGCTGCTGTTTCCCGACGCGAGCGACGAGGTCTTCGCCGACGGCTATGCCCAGACGGTCACCTTTGCTCTGCTGCTCGCGCGCACCGAGCAGATCGACCTCGAGTCGACGAGTCTCTATGAGGTCGGCCAGCAGCTTGGCGCCGACCACTCGCTCATGGGCAAAGCCTTGCAGTTGCTCACGAACGATGTGAAGGGCGACTTCGTTCCGACGATCGACCTGCTACGGCGGGTGATCGGCGCGGTGCAGTGGGATGCCGTGCGCAAGAACAAAGACACCTACCTACACCTCTACGAGAACTTTCTCGCCGAGTATGATCCCGAACTACGTAAAGCCACCGGCACCTACTACACCCCGCACGAGGTCGTCGATCAGATGGTGCGCTTGGCCGAAGAGGCGCTCGTCATCAAGCTCGGCAAGCCCAAGGGTTTTCTCGACCCGAGCGTAACCACGATCGACCCCGCGATGGGCACCGGCACCTTTCTCCACTCGATCATCGAGCATGTAGCCGAGAAGGTCGAGCACACCGAAGGCCCCGGTGCCGTGCCCGGTACGATCACCGAGCTCGCCTCGCGGCTGATCGGCTTCGAGCTGCAGCTCGGCTCGTACACGGTCGCCGAGCTGCGCACCACCGACCTGCTGCGCAGCTACAAAGCGAACCCGCCTAAGGGTGGAATGCGCATGTTCGTGGCCGACACGCTCTCTTGA
- a CDS encoding RelA/SpoT domain-containing protein, with protein MPGTARHGKNAGYATDHNSHIPYAQAVPSVPQLPSKNQINKAGDYLSDLLAMSGVDFVKNYDPEKYAAAVRVVSDYRAAHQRPLGATSQGLRQIVRSETGVQPIVSQRLKRVPRILRKLNRMGHGGLARLEDIGGCRAVLPDADVLEHVREHVGRTWKDIIIAERRNVHSPTSMGYRAYHLTILKFDRKIEVQLRTVGQQRWADSIERTDSRHGLTLKDGVGPESLMDYFSGAGEMIYSLEYGVPRSDSSITKFREAREKVINDGYFRRKGE; from the coding sequence GTGCCCGGCACGGCACGGCACGGCAAAAACGCTGGATACGCCACTGACCATAACTCACACATCCCGTATGCTCAGGCCGTGCCATCCGTCCCTCAATTACCGAGCAAGAACCAGATCAACAAAGCGGGCGACTACTTGTCCGATCTGCTTGCTATGAGCGGGGTGGACTTCGTCAAGAACTACGACCCGGAGAAATATGCCGCGGCCGTAAGGGTAGTAAGTGACTACCGCGCTGCGCATCAAAGACCTCTCGGTGCTACTTCCCAGGGGCTTCGTCAGATCGTACGTAGCGAGACCGGCGTACAACCGATCGTTTCCCAAAGACTCAAGCGCGTCCCTCGAATACTGAGGAAGCTCAACCGGATGGGTCATGGCGGTCTGGCTCGCCTCGAAGACATCGGGGGTTGTCGAGCGGTACTCCCGGACGCGGACGTCTTGGAGCATGTTCGAGAGCATGTGGGCCGCACTTGGAAAGACATCATCATCGCTGAGCGTCGGAACGTGCACTCGCCGACGTCAATGGGGTATCGCGCCTACCACCTGACCATCCTCAAGTTCGACCGCAAGATAGAAGTGCAGTTGCGAACCGTTGGTCAACAGAGATGGGCCGACTCCATCGAGCGAACGGACTCGCGACACGGCCTTACCCTCAAGGACGGAGTCGGCCCCGAAAGCCTCATGGACTACTTCTCAGGAGCTGGTGAGATGATCTATAGTCTCGAATACGGAGTGCCGCGTAGCGATTCGTCCATCACGAAGTTCCGCGAGGCCCGGGAGAAAGTCATCAACGATGGCTACTTCCGCCGAAAGGGAGAATAA
- a CDS encoding VOC family protein → MPAYTFAFSGFAVPDIDAARTFYRDTLGLTVTDAMMGQLSIDLPGGGWVLVYPKPDHTPATYTMLNLEVDDIDAAVDELTSRGVAFERYEGFGQDERGIARGIAHNQGPDIAWCTDPAGNIIAVLQNPPDDDA, encoded by the coding sequence ATGCCGGCCTACACCTTTGCGTTCAGCGGATTCGCCGTGCCCGACATCGACGCGGCACGCACCTTCTACCGAGACACGCTCGGCCTCACCGTCACCGACGCCATGATGGGCCAGCTGTCGATCGACCTTCCCGGGGGCGGCTGGGTGCTCGTGTACCCCAAGCCCGACCACACGCCCGCGACGTACACGATGCTGAACCTCGAAGTCGACGACATCGATGCCGCCGTCGACGAGTTGACCTCCCGCGGAGTCGCCTTCGAGCGCTACGAAGGCTTCGGCCAAGACGAGCGCGGCATCGCTCGTGGCATCGCCCACAATCAGGGCCCCGACATCGCCTGGTGCACCGACCCAGCCGGCAACATCATCGCGGTTCTGCAGAATCCTCCAGACGACGACGCCTAG
- a CDS encoding DNA recombination protein RmuC — protein sequence MDSLLALVVGLVVGVALGVVVGLLLGRRSGTPTSVVDALRDQLTGAEVRIAQAEARAVALDEQLALARQRDAERDAQQKNEGRVLEALAPVASTLRAMQQKVDELEQQRSRQHGELSQQLRTATEAEERLRATAESLASALRNNATRGVWGETQLRTLVESAGLLNRVDFFLQESIDADGTARRPDMVLRLPGGKSIAVDAKVPYNSYIEASAIPSTATGEEEARRASLLTDHARRVKAHVDQLAAKNYFTGLDSSPEFTIAFIPNEPLLAAALEKDPALLEYAFSKRIALASPVSFWAVLKTIAFTWQQEVLTDEAKMLFDLSKELYARVAKLAEHADTLGGAIERSVKAYNQFASSLETRVLVTARRLDSLDESTVITTPRSIEEQPRQLTAAELTEALADTIDTAGEAE from the coding sequence ATGGACTCTCTGCTTGCTCTCGTGGTCGGCCTCGTCGTCGGCGTCGCGCTCGGTGTCGTGGTCGGCCTGCTGCTCGGTCGACGCAGCGGCACGCCGACGAGCGTCGTCGATGCTCTGCGCGATCAGCTCACGGGCGCCGAAGTGCGCATCGCCCAGGCCGAAGCCCGAGCAGTGGCGCTCGATGAGCAGCTCGCGCTCGCACGCCAGCGAGACGCCGAGCGCGACGCGCAGCAGAAGAACGAGGGCCGAGTGCTCGAAGCGCTCGCGCCCGTCGCGTCGACCCTGAGGGCTATGCAACAGAAGGTCGATGAGCTCGAGCAGCAGCGCAGCCGGCAGCACGGCGAGCTCAGTCAGCAGCTGCGCACCGCCACCGAGGCCGAAGAGCGGCTGCGCGCCACGGCAGAGTCGCTCGCGAGCGCCCTGCGCAACAACGCCACTCGCGGAGTCTGGGGCGAGACCCAGTTGCGCACACTCGTCGAGTCGGCGGGCCTGCTCAATCGAGTCGACTTCTTCTTGCAAGAGTCGATCGATGCCGACGGCACAGCGCGACGCCCCGACATGGTGCTGCGGCTGCCCGGCGGCAAGTCGATCGCCGTCGACGCCAAGGTGCCATACAACTCCTACATCGAAGCGAGCGCCATTCCGTCGACGGCGACGGGTGAAGAAGAGGCACGGCGCGCCTCGCTGCTCACCGACCACGCCCGACGCGTCAAGGCGCACGTCGACCAGCTCGCGGCCAAGAACTACTTCACGGGCCTCGACTCGAGCCCTGAGTTCACCATCGCGTTCATCCCGAACGAGCCTTTGCTCGCTGCCGCGCTCGAGAAAGACCCCGCGCTGCTCGAGTATGCCTTCAGCAAGCGCATCGCCCTCGCGAGCCCCGTGAGCTTCTGGGCAGTGCTCAAGACCATCGCCTTCACCTGGCAGCAAGAGGTGCTCACCGACGAGGCGAAGATGCTCTTCGATCTGTCGAAAGAGCTGTACGCCCGAGTGGCCAAGCTCGCCGAGCACGCCGACACCCTCGGGGGCGCGATCGAGCGCAGCGTCAAGGCCTACAACCAGTTCGCGAGCTCGCTCGAGACCCGAGTGCTCGTCACGGCGCGTCGACTCGACAGCCTCGACGAGTCGACCGTCATCACGACGCCTCGGTCGATCGAGGAGCAACCACGGCAGTTGACCGCCGCCGAACTCACCGAGGCTCTCGCCGACACCATCGACACGGCCGGCGAAGCGGAGTAA
- a CDS encoding phytanoyl-CoA dioxygenase family protein produces the protein MNTAVHTTLLMHDTVDDAFVEQYARDGYAILRSALTPAEVAEVNSEALRICRAGLNPVDSGADAHPGQSDADVLRQYLCIHHPHKISDVARQIMHHPRIVDGLTRVIGPNVKAMQSMLFIKSEGKPGQAWHQDEHFIPTRDRSLAGVWIALDDATTENGCLWVLPGSHACGVLYPDREQTDERFDCTDEAFGFPYTDDEAVPVEVPAGAALFFNGYLLHRSLENSGAHGYRRALVNHYMSAESLLPWQNAEGRHFAEYDFRDIVMVAGEDPYAYKGLRDLNVPGSRADKSGGCDR, from the coding sequence ATGAACACTGCGGTTCACACGACTCTGCTCATGCACGACACCGTCGACGACGCGTTCGTCGAGCAGTACGCGCGCGACGGCTACGCGATTCTGCGCAGCGCCCTCACCCCGGCCGAAGTGGCTGAGGTCAACTCCGAAGCCTTGCGCATCTGCCGGGCCGGTCTGAACCCGGTCGATTCTGGGGCGGATGCTCACCCGGGGCAGAGCGACGCCGACGTCTTGCGGCAGTACCTGTGCATCCACCACCCGCACAAAATCAGCGACGTCGCCCGGCAGATCATGCACCACCCTCGGATCGTCGACGGCCTCACGCGGGTGATCGGCCCGAACGTCAAGGCTATGCAGTCGATGCTGTTCATCAAGAGCGAGGGCAAGCCCGGCCAGGCTTGGCATCAAGACGAGCACTTCATTCCGACGCGCGACCGCTCGCTCGCCGGGGTCTGGATCGCCCTCGACGACGCCACCACCGAGAATGGCTGCCTGTGGGTGCTGCCCGGCTCGCACGCGTGCGGCGTGCTCTACCCCGACCGCGAGCAGACCGACGAGCGCTTCGACTGCACCGACGAGGCCTTCGGGTTTCCGTACACGGACGACGAGGCGGTGCCGGTCGAGGTGCCCGCGGGCGCTGCGCTGTTCTTCAACGGCTACTTGCTGCACCGTTCGCTCGAGAACTCAGGCGCCCACGGCTACCGACGCGCGCTCGTCAACCACTACATGAGCGCCGAGTCGCTGCTGCCGTGGCAGAACGCCGAGGGTCGGCACTTCGCCGAGTACGACTTTCGCGACATCGTCATGGTTGCGGGCGAAGACCCGTATGCCTACAAGGGGCTGCGCGACCTCAACGTTCCCGGCTCGCGTGCCGACAAGTCGGGCGGCTGCGACCGCTGA
- a CDS encoding LysR family transcriptional regulator produces MSTGPDPHEVSADDLRYLLAVARVGRLVSAAALLGVDHTTVRRRLDRLEAALGARLLDRGADGWQLTAIGRDVVERAAPLDALVEQVVAAASGSDAVRGTVRVAAPEGFGSVFAAAALARVRVEHPGIAIELVTSTRPLSLRGSGFDLAITVGASAGSRVTAELLTEYSLRLYAAPEYLEARPPIRTLADLEGHDLVFYVDALLTVRELDLESLALEGMRLGFGSTNVFAQLEATRAGAGIGLLHAFMGEGAAGLERVLPGVVDFRLPFMLSQRPDSPAVDAVAIVREALVRAVDERRDELLPPG; encoded by the coding sequence ATGAGCACCGGCCCCGACCCGCATGAGGTGAGTGCCGACGATCTGCGCTACCTGCTGGCGGTGGCACGGGTCGGTCGGCTCGTCTCGGCGGCCGCACTGCTCGGCGTCGACCACACGACGGTGCGGCGTCGGCTCGATCGGCTCGAGGCGGCGCTCGGCGCTCGGCTGCTCGACCGCGGCGCTGATGGCTGGCAGCTGACGGCGATCGGACGCGACGTCGTCGAGCGCGCTGCCCCGCTCGATGCGCTCGTCGAGCAGGTGGTCGCGGCGGCGTCGGGCAGCGATGCGGTGCGCGGCACGGTGCGGGTGGCGGCGCCCGAAGGCTTCGGCTCGGTGTTCGCGGCTGCGGCGCTCGCGCGGGTGAGGGTCGAGCATCCCGGAATCGCGATCGAGCTCGTCACCTCGACGCGCCCGCTCAGTCTGCGCGGGTCGGGTTTCGATCTCGCGATCACAGTGGGGGCGTCTGCGGGCTCGCGCGTCACGGCCGAGCTGCTCACCGAGTATTCGCTTCGGCTGTACGCGGCGCCTGAATACCTCGAGGCACGGCCGCCGATTCGCACGCTCGCCGACCTCGAGGGCCATGACCTGGTCTTCTATGTGGATGCCCTGCTCACGGTGCGCGAACTCGACCTCGAGTCGCTCGCACTCGAGGGCATGCGGCTCGGGTTCGGGTCGACGAACGTGTTCGCACAGCTCGAGGCCACGCGAGCCGGAGCGGGCATCGGGCTGCTGCACGCCTTCATGGGCGAGGGCGCGGCGGGCCTTGAGCGCGTGCTGCCGGGGGTCGTCGACTTCAGGCTGCCGTTCATGCTGTCGCAGCGTCCAGACAGCCCTGCGGTCGACGCCGTGGCGATCGTGCGCGAGGCTCTCGTGCGCGCGGTCGATGAGCGGCGTGACGAGCTGCTGCCCCCGGGGTAG